The Bacteroidota bacterium genomic sequence GGACCAGAGCTTTATTGTATGGGAAATAACAGGTGTAGAGCCTTCTGAAAAGGTACGTGTGCAGCAATACCTGGAAGCACCATTTTCCGAAGCGCAAAAAAGAGTGATGGCGAGTCCGGTATTCCCTGAGATTATGGCTCATCTTGACCCCAAGCTTACTATGCCGCGCGAAGAGTTTGAAACCACCGCTCAGTATTTCGAACGCAGAAAAAAACTGAAGGCGCATACGCTTATGGTGATCCAGCAGGAAACCGAAAAATTATACGGTGTGGTCCCCAAAGGACAGGAGGTAAGCGTAAAACTTGAAGACATTGGGCGCTACAATGCCGATGAAAAGACCTATGAGGTTTATTTTATGGGCACAAGCGCTATTGTTAAGATCGAAGTGGAGAACGCGCGGGAGCTGAAAACAAACTGGAAAAATGTAAGTATTACCTGCACCAAAATGAAGGATAAGAATGGTGTTTCTTCACAATACAATAACTTCCGCTTGGTTTCAGGCGATAAGCAGCATTCCGTCAGCCTTCGTGAAAATCCGTTCGGGTCTATCGATCAGAAATATGGTAATACGAAGATCAGTATCATTTCTCCAAATCTGACCGGGAACAGGAGCGTATCTGTTGCACGGGAAAGCATGGATCTGAAGGGGAGAGTGGAAGATCAGGTGGGCATCAGGCAATTTTTTGTGAATAACGATGAGAATAAGATTGATAGCACCGGCACTTTTCAAAAAACGATAAAGCTGGTAAATGGAGAAAATGTAATTACACTCAGGGCCATAAACAGGCTCAATATGTCGGCGGAAGAAAATTTTAGCGTGATGCACCAAAGTGTAACAGCGGAAGTGAAGTCTTCGCCGGATTCAAAAGATTCGACGAAGCGGAATTTCGCTCTTCTTTTTGCTTCAGAGAATTACACTGATTTTAGTGCTTTGGTCAATCCGGTGAATGACGCGAAAACAGTGGCGGCTGAACTCAATAAATATTACGGTTACCAGACCGAACTGGTTGAAAATGCCACCCAGGAGCAAGTGATAAATAAGATACGGGAATATGCTACGCTTACTTACGGAGAGTATGATAACCTGTTCATTTTTTTCGCGGGACATGGCTTGTATGATGATGTGTTTAAAGAAGGATATATTGTGGCAAAGGATTCCAAAAAAAATGATCAGTCGCGTTCAAGTTATATTTCACATTCCAACCTGCGTACCATGATCAACAATATTCCCTGCAAGCATATTTTTCTTACAATGGATGTGTGTTTTGGAGGAACCTTTGATCCTCTTATTGCCATGTCGGGTTCGCGTGCCGGCGATGAGTATTCCGAGATCTCGAAAGAGAAATTTATTGAGCGTAAGCTTAAATACAAAACCCGTAAGTACATAACATCAGGCGGAAAAGAATATGTTCCGGACGGACGCTCAGGTGAACACTCACCGTTTGCCCGTAAATTTATCGAGGCACTTCGTACCTATGGCGGATCGGATGGAATATTAACTCTTGCCGAAATAGTTACCTTTGTTGAAAAAGTAACACCTCAACCCCGTGCCGGCGAATTTGGCAGCAATGAACCCGGAAGTGATTTTTTGTTTATTGTTAAGTAAGCAACAAAGCCGGATCACTGATCGACAGCTTTTTTGGGGTCAGAAAAAGGATTGCATTAAATAGTATGTGGAAATACCTGTCGAATAAAATATTACGAAACAGAATAGCCTTTATTACCGGTCTTATTCTTGCAACAGTCTTTATGGGCTATGAAGCCGGTAAGATCGAACTTTCGTATGATTTCGCTAAAATCCTTCCATCCAACGACAGTACTTATATCGACTACCTCAATTTTAAACAAACGTTTGGTGAAGATGGAAATGTGATGGTTATTGGCTTCCAGGATAAGGCCCTGTTTAATCTAAAAAAGTTCAATGACTGGTATACTTTAAGTGAAGATATAAAGCGGTTAAAGGGCATCCAGGAAGTGATGTCGGTTGCTAAATTGTATAATGTTGTTCGCAATGACAGTCTGGACAAATTTGATTTTAAACCTGTGGTTACTCAGGTATTAAAAACCCAGCAGGAAGCTGATAGTATTAAAGGTGTAATTTATTCATTACCTATTTACGAGGGATTGATCTACAATAAGGAAAGTGGCGCCACGCTCATGGCGATCACTTTCAATAAAGCGGATCTAAACAGTAAACACCGGATTGAGCTGGTCGGTAACATTAAACAATTGGCAGGAAAATTTGCTGAAAAGCACAATATTAAAATTCATTATTCCGGGATGCCCTATATCCGTACCGAATTCATGGCTATCGTTTCCAGCGAAATGGTTTTATTCCTGGTATTAGCCATACTGGTAACCGCTTTAATCTTGTGGATATTCTTCCGTTCATTTACTTCGGTGCTGTTCTCTATTGTTGTGGTTATAATAGGTGTAATATGGTCCGTTGGTATACTTCATTTACTCAATTATAAAATTACGATCCTGACAGGCCTGATCCCACCGCTTATTATTGTGATTGGCATTCCGAACTGTATTTTTCTAATTAACAAATATCACCTCGAGTTTTCTACTCACGGAAACAAAATAAAAGCGCTTACCCGTACCATCCAAACAATAGGGCTTTCATTATTTCTTGCAAACATTACAACCGCCATTGGATTTGGAGTGCTTTATTTCACAAATAGTTCTTTGCTGGTAGAGTTTGGCATAGTAGCAGCGATAAATGTTATCATCACTTATTTCATTACGTTAATATTAATTCCTATCATTTTAAGTTTTCTGCCTGAGCCCGCCGCAAAATTTACCAAGCACCTCGAAGCCAAAAAATTAAATAAAGTGCTGGAATTAATCGATTACCTCGTGCATAATAAAAGAAAGGTCATTTATATGCTTACAACGGTTGTAACAATAATCTCTTTATATGGTATGACTAAAATTGAGATTATTGGATTTGTTGTTGATGACCTGCCGGAGAAGCATCCCATCTATTCCGATCTACGTTTTTTTGAACAGAATTTCAGAGGAGTTTTACCATTTGAAGTATTAATTGATACAAAAAGTGAGAACGGGGTATTTAATAATAATGCCGAAGCGCTTTATAAAATAAAATCATTGCAAAAGTTGTTTGCAGCTCATCCCGAATTTTCAAAGTCTTTATCCGTGGTTGATGCAATTAAATTCTCCTACCAGGCACACAAAGGCGGCAACCCGAAATATTATATTCTTCCCGGGATTACAGAGTTACAAAAGCTTTCCGGCTATGGCGATTCAATTAAAGGCAAAAAGAACAGATTCCAGAGCTTTATCGATAGTACCAAACGTCTTACACGTGTTACGGCGCAAATAGCCGATATAGGTTCTGAAAAAATGAAATTATTGGTGGCTGATCTGAGACCTGAAGTTGATTCCATTTTTGATCCTGAACATTACAATGTGAAATTAACAGGACATAGTTTAATGTTTTTGAAGGGAAACGATTACTTATTAAAGAATTTAATCGAAAGCCTTATTATAGAAATAGTTCTGATCATTCTTGTCGGCTTGGCTCTTTTCAGATCCGTTCGGATCATCTTTTTATCAAAATTGCCTTGTCTCATACCTCTTGTAATTACCGCCGGTATCATGGGTTTCTTAGGGATCCGGTTTAAGCCTTCCACCATCCTTATCTTCAGCATCGCCTTTGGTATTTCGTCGGATGGCACAATTTACTTTTTAACTAAATACAGGCAGGAGTTAAAACATCGCACCAAAAGTGTTACAGAAGCTATTTCAGCTACTATAAAGGATACAGGTATTAGCATGATATATACCGCCATCATTTTGTTCTGCGGCTTTGCCATATTTATTGCATCAAGTTTTGGTGGTACTGTAGCCTTGGGAGTTTTGATTTCTGTTACCTTGTTGGTTTCAATGGTTACCAATCTTATTTTACTTCCTTCTTTACTTCTTTCAATTGATAAAAAAGCAAGTAAAAAAGAAATGCTGGCGGAGCCTTTAGTAGGTCTTGAGGAAGATTAATAGTTTATCCTTATTGAAGTGAATTTTAAAAATATAAATAAGACATGTTACGTTTTGAAAAGGTTCGAAGTCGGAAGTCCGAAGCCGGAAGACTTCTAACTTCCGACTTCCAGCCTTAATACATCTATTGTCGAAATTTAAACACATAACACCATGAACAAAATCCAATCTCTTGTACTTCTCGCCGCTACGTTCGGCATTAATTGTGCGGCACAAACCCAGCCTAAATTTCAGCATCCTGAAGGGAAGCATATTAAAGTGAATGGCGCGAAACTGTGGGTCGAAACAGTTGGTGCCGGCGACCCGCTATTCCTCATTTCCGGCGGACCGGGTGGGGCACACGTGGGCATGCATAGCTTTGACGGACTTAAAGATTCGTGTACACTGGTGTATATTGATAACTTCGGGCGTGGCAAATCGGATACGGCTAAATCGGTCACTGAATACAGCATAAGCCGTGATGTGGAAGATATAGAAGGACTGAGAGTGGCCATGAAATATGAAAAAATAAATATACTCGGACATTCCTATGGCAGCCTGGTGGCACAGGAATATGCTTTTAAATATCCTATGAATGTAAAACACCTCATCCTTGCCAACGGTTTTTTCAGTGCGGAAATGTGGCAAAAAAATGATGATAACTCCAATCACGA encodes the following:
- a CDS encoding caspase family protein; the protein is MTLRKQLSLILVLFISIINAQDFSIKQFKHIEGFTDYVHKGTFSPYGNYFAVTTGDNMVVLYNSLFEKVWSFQGEPSSKSGAVAFSPDEKYMAISELRTPSDVVILRLSDLKLMQEFSNVHTNYINTLTFNNYGTSLVSCSSDSTMVLWLLKNGLFEQVQKIKAHKGSVTNIAFTPDGKYLVSTGRDKCMRVWEQKNNKLVEVSDLKSENETTCITFEPGNKYMYGGNDYCLVTWQRKDNTFTQTQKKKLEHSGEPDAIAMSPDANYVATSAYRSPVKFYKRNGEQLNEFYTLLTPHKDMVFGVSFSPDGRYFVTASRDQSFIVWEITGVEPSEKVRVQQYLEAPFSEAQKRVMASPVFPEIMAHLDPKLTMPREEFETTAQYFERRKKLKAHTLMVIQQETEKLYGVVPKGQEVSVKLEDIGRYNADEKTYEVYFMGTSAIVKIEVENARELKTNWKNVSITCTKMKDKNGVSSQYNNFRLVSGDKQHSVSLRENPFGSIDQKYGNTKISIISPNLTGNRSVSVARESMDLKGRVEDQVGIRQFFVNNDENKIDSTGTFQKTIKLVNGENVITLRAINRLNMSAEENFSVMHQSVTAEVKSSPDSKDSTKRNFALLFASENYTDFSALVNPVNDAKTVAAELNKYYGYQTELVENATQEQVINKIREYATLTYGEYDNLFIFFAGHGLYDDVFKEGYIVAKDSKKNDQSRSSYISHSNLRTMINNIPCKHIFLTMDVCFGGTFDPLIAMSGSRAGDEYSEISKEKFIERKLKYKTRKYITSGGKEYVPDGRSGEHSPFARKFIEALRTYGGSDGILTLAEIVTFVEKVTPQPRAGEFGSNEPGSDFLFIVK
- a CDS encoding MMPL family transporter — protein: MWKYLSNKILRNRIAFITGLILATVFMGYEAGKIELSYDFAKILPSNDSTYIDYLNFKQTFGEDGNVMVIGFQDKALFNLKKFNDWYTLSEDIKRLKGIQEVMSVAKLYNVVRNDSLDKFDFKPVVTQVLKTQQEADSIKGVIYSLPIYEGLIYNKESGATLMAITFNKADLNSKHRIELVGNIKQLAGKFAEKHNIKIHYSGMPYIRTEFMAIVSSEMVLFLVLAILVTALILWIFFRSFTSVLFSIVVVIIGVIWSVGILHLLNYKITILTGLIPPLIIVIGIPNCIFLINKYHLEFSTHGNKIKALTRTIQTIGLSLFLANITTAIGFGVLYFTNSSLLVEFGIVAAINVIITYFITLILIPIILSFLPEPAAKFTKHLEAKKLNKVLELIDYLVHNKRKVIYMLTTVVTIISLYGMTKIEIIGFVVDDLPEKHPIYSDLRFFEQNFRGVLPFEVLIDTKSENGVFNNNAEALYKIKSLQKLFAAHPEFSKSLSVVDAIKFSYQAHKGGNPKYYILPGITELQKLSGYGDSIKGKKNRFQSFIDSTKRLTRVTAQIADIGSEKMKLLVADLRPEVDSIFDPEHYNVKLTGHSLMFLKGNDYLLKNLIESLIIEIVLIILVGLALFRSVRIIFLSKLPCLIPLVITAGIMGFLGIRFKPSTILIFSIAFGISSDGTIYFLTKYRQELKHRTKSVTEAISATIKDTGISMIYTAIILFCGFAIFIASSFGGTVALGVLISVTLLVSMVTNLILLPSLLLSIDKKASKKEMLAEPLVGLEED
- a CDS encoding alpha/beta fold hydrolase, translating into MNKIQSLVLLAATFGINCAAQTQPKFQHPEGKHIKVNGAKLWVETVGAGDPLFLISGGPGGAHVGMHSFDGLKDSCTLVYIDNFGRGKSDTAKSVTEYSISRDVEDIEGLRVAMKYEKINILGHSYGSLVAQEYAFKYPMNVKHLILANGFFSAEMWQKNDDNSNHEIKTNYPEVWEKLMQLRDAGAHSNDPEHITVYGKVPYGFLYAYNPENFRKSRDPEYPNPFNTKLYYQLVGDDGDFIIGGDIGKIDYRKQLKDLKMPVLIVAGRYDRVSVPEFAVQYKKYCPQGQFEMFERSGHNPQVEEPEKEFKIIKKFLAK